A window from Microbacterium ginsengiterrae encodes these proteins:
- a CDS encoding DNA repair helicase XPB → MSDGPLIVQSDRTVLLEVAHADAETARHELAIFAELERAPEHIHTYRITRLGLWNARAAGHTADDMLEVLNRWSRFPVPPSVSVDLRETVDRYGRLVIERDDEGTLILRSTDPAVLAQVANNKRIQPLLIGRPSDDSFVVDAWARGQIKQELLKIGWPAEDLAGYTPGTPHEIELAEDGWHIRPYQQDAVDAFSKDGSGVVVLPCGAGKTIVGAGAMAATKTTTLILVTNTVSARQWRDELLKRTSLTPEEIGEYSGQSKEVKPVTIATYQILTAKRKGEYAHLALLDALDWGLIVYDEVHLLPAPVFKLTADLQARRRIGLTATLVREDGREGDVFSLIGPKRFDAPWKQIEAQGFISPAACYEVRVDLPADDRLEYAAATDDERYRLAASAPAKIDAVRELIAKHPGERILVIGQYLDQLETLSEALNAPQITGATPVDEREELYRQFREGEIELLVVSKVANFSIDLPEASVAIQVSGSFGSRQEEAQRLGRLLRPKQSGHTASFYTLIARDTVDQDYAQNRQRFLAEQGYSYTILDADALQAA, encoded by the coding sequence ATGTCTGATGGCCCCCTGATCGTCCAGAGCGACCGCACCGTCCTGCTCGAAGTCGCGCACGCCGACGCCGAGACCGCCCGCCACGAGCTGGCGATCTTCGCAGAACTCGAGCGCGCTCCGGAGCACATCCACACCTACCGGATCACCCGGCTCGGCCTGTGGAACGCCCGTGCCGCCGGGCACACCGCCGACGACATGCTCGAGGTGTTGAATCGCTGGTCGCGATTCCCCGTTCCGCCGTCCGTGTCCGTCGATCTGCGAGAGACCGTCGACCGCTACGGCCGCCTCGTGATCGAACGCGATGACGAGGGAACCCTCATCCTGCGCTCCACGGATCCCGCCGTCCTCGCCCAGGTCGCGAACAACAAGCGCATCCAGCCACTGCTGATCGGACGCCCGTCCGACGACAGCTTCGTCGTCGACGCGTGGGCGCGCGGTCAGATCAAGCAGGAACTGCTGAAGATCGGCTGGCCGGCCGAAGACCTCGCCGGCTACACCCCGGGCACGCCGCACGAGATCGAGCTGGCGGAGGACGGCTGGCACATCCGCCCGTACCAGCAGGACGCCGTCGACGCGTTCTCCAAGGACGGATCGGGCGTGGTCGTGCTGCCCTGTGGCGCGGGGAAGACCATCGTCGGCGCCGGTGCGATGGCGGCGACGAAGACGACGACCCTCATCCTCGTCACCAACACCGTCTCGGCACGGCAGTGGCGCGATGAGCTGCTCAAGCGCACGTCCCTCACACCCGAGGAGATCGGCGAGTACTCCGGGCAGTCGAAGGAGGTCAAGCCGGTCACCATCGCGACCTATCAGATCCTCACCGCCAAGCGGAAGGGCGAGTACGCCCACCTCGCGCTGCTCGACGCCCTCGACTGGGGCCTCATCGTCTACGACGAGGTGCACCTGCTGCCGGCGCCCGTCTTCAAGCTCACCGCCGATCTGCAGGCGCGGCGGCGGATCGGGCTGACGGCGACGCTCGTGCGCGAGGACGGCAGGGAGGGCGACGTGTTCAGCCTCATCGGCCCCAAGCGGTTCGATGCCCCGTGGAAGCAGATCGAAGCCCAGGGCTTCATCTCACCGGCGGCCTGCTACGAGGTGCGCGTCGACCTGCCCGCCGACGACCGGCTCGAGTACGCCGCCGCGACCGACGACGAACGGTACCGTCTTGCCGCATCCGCACCCGCGAAGATCGACGCGGTGCGTGAGCTGATCGCCAAGCACCCCGGCGAGCGCATCCTCGTGATCGGCCAGTACCTCGACCAGCTCGAGACGCTCTCCGAGGCGCTGAACGCACCGCAGATCACCGGAGCGACCCCCGTCGACGAGCGCGAAGAGCTGTACCGCCAGTTCCGTGAGGGCGAGATCGAACTGCTCGTGGTCTCGAAGGTCGCGAACTTCTCGATCGACCTCCCGGAGGCGTCCGTCGCGATCCAGGTGTCTGGATCGTTCGGTTCCCGTCAGGAGGAGGCGCAGCGCCTCGGGCGTCTGCTCCGCCCGAAGCAGTCCGGGCACACCGCGAGCTTCTACACGCTCATCGCGCGTGACACGGTCGACCAGGACTACGCGCAGAACCGTCAGCGTTTCCTCGCCGAGCAGGGCTACAGCTACACGATCCTCGACGCCGACGCGCTTCAGGCCGCCTGA
- a CDS encoding response regulator transcription factor, whose protein sequence is MSDARILVVDDEPNIRDLLSTGLSFAGYQVKTVGNGAATISAVLEEEPDLIILDVMLPDMNGFSVTKRLRGAGFTAPILFLTAKDDTQDKIEGLNAGGDDYVTKPFALDEIVARVQAILRRTMQADEESIIRAGELSMDQDTHDVFVGKEPIELSPTEFKLLRYLMLNPNRVLSKAQILDHVWEYDFNGDAGIVESYISYLRRKIDPHTEDSVIQTKRGFGYMLKVGK, encoded by the coding sequence ATGAGTGATGCACGCATCCTGGTCGTCGACGACGAGCCGAACATCCGCGACCTGCTGTCCACCGGTCTGAGCTTCGCCGGTTACCAGGTGAAGACCGTCGGGAACGGCGCAGCGACGATCTCCGCTGTCCTCGAGGAGGAACCCGACCTCATCATCCTCGATGTCATGCTGCCCGACATGAACGGATTCAGCGTCACCAAGCGCCTGCGCGGCGCAGGGTTCACCGCACCCATCCTGTTCCTCACGGCGAAGGACGACACGCAGGACAAGATCGAGGGCCTCAACGCCGGCGGTGACGACTACGTCACCAAGCCGTTCGCGCTCGATGAGATCGTCGCGCGCGTGCAGGCGATCCTGCGGCGCACCATGCAGGCCGACGAGGAGTCGATCATCCGGGCAGGCGAGCTGTCAATGGATCAGGACACGCACGACGTGTTCGTCGGCAAGGAGCCCATCGAACTCAGCCCCACGGAGTTCAAGCTCCTGCGCTACCTCATGCTCAACCCCAACCGCGTGCTGTCGAAGGCGCAGATCCTCGACCACGTGTGGGAGTACGACTTCAACGGTGACGCGGGCATCGTCGAGAGCTACATCTCCTACCTGCGACGCAAGATCGATCCGCACACCGAGGACTCCGTCATCCAGACCAAGCGCGGGTTCGGATACATGCTCAAGGTGGGAAAGTAG
- a CDS encoding WXG100 family type VII secretion target, whose protein sequence is MSVYTVDTDAVLAANGAARATMERLRSESQALRAQLTQLQSSWTGAASAAFQGCSDQWAAAQMHVEQVLDSIGNALGAAAHQYADADRYSAGLFR, encoded by the coding sequence ATGTCCGTCTACACCGTCGACACCGACGCGGTCCTCGCCGCCAACGGCGCGGCACGAGCGACCATGGAACGCCTGCGCAGCGAGTCGCAGGCGCTCAGGGCGCAGCTCACGCAACTGCAGTCCTCCTGGACCGGCGCAGCCTCCGCGGCGTTCCAGGGATGCAGTGACCAGTGGGCCGCAGCGCAGATGCACGTGGAACAGGTGTTGGACTCGATCGGCAATGCCCTCGGGGCCGCCGCCCATCAGTATGCCGACGCCGACCGCTACTCCGCAGGTCTGTTCCGCTGA
- the groL gene encoding chaperonin GroEL (60 kDa chaperone family; promotes refolding of misfolded polypeptides especially under stressful conditions; forms two stacked rings of heptamers to form a barrel-shaped 14mer; ends can be capped by GroES; misfolded proteins enter the barrel where they are refolded when GroES binds), giving the protein MAKIIAFDEEARRGLERGLNILADAVKVTLGPRGRNVVLEKKWGAPTITNDGVSIAKEIELDDPYEKIGAELVKEVAKKTDDVAGDGTTTATVLAQALVREGLRNVAAGADPISLKRGIEKAVAAITAELLSSAKEIDSKEQIAATASISAADSEIGELIAEAIDKVGKEGVVTVEESQTFGTELELTEGMRFDKGYLNPYFVTDADRQEAVFEEPYILIANSKISNIKDLLPVVDKVIQDGKELVIIAEDVEGEALATLVLNKIRGIFKSAAVKAPGFGDRRKAQLQDIAILTGGQVITEEVGLKLENTTLDLLGRARKVIITKDETTIVEGAGETDQIEGRVTQIRREIENTDSDYDREKLQERLAKLAGGVAVIKAGAATEVELKERKHRIEDAVRNAKAAVEEGIVAGGGVALIQSGTKALDGLELSGDEATGANIVRVAISAPLKQIALNAGLEPGVVANKVAGLPGGEGLNAASGEYVDMFNAGIIDPAKVTRSALQNAASIAGLFLTTEAVVADKPEKNPAPAGDPTGGMDF; this is encoded by the coding sequence ATGGCAAAGATCATCGCTTTCGATGAGGAGGCCCGCCGCGGCCTCGAGCGTGGCCTGAACATCCTCGCCGACGCTGTCAAGGTGACCCTCGGCCCGCGCGGTCGCAACGTCGTGCTCGAGAAGAAGTGGGGCGCCCCCACGATCACGAACGACGGTGTCTCGATCGCCAAGGAGATCGAGCTGGACGACCCGTACGAGAAGATCGGCGCGGAGCTCGTCAAGGAGGTCGCCAAGAAGACCGACGACGTCGCCGGTGACGGCACGACCACCGCGACCGTCCTCGCCCAGGCTCTGGTCCGCGAGGGTCTGCGCAACGTCGCAGCCGGCGCCGACCCGATCTCGCTCAAGCGCGGCATCGAGAAGGCCGTCGCGGCGATCACCGCCGAGCTCCTCTCCAGCGCGAAGGAGATCGACTCCAAGGAGCAGATCGCGGCCACCGCATCCATCTCCGCCGCTGACAGCGAGATCGGCGAGCTCATCGCCGAGGCGATCGACAAGGTCGGCAAGGAGGGCGTCGTCACGGTCGAGGAGTCCCAGACCTTCGGCACCGAGCTCGAGCTCACCGAGGGTATGCGTTTCGACAAGGGCTACCTGAACCCGTACTTCGTCACGGACGCAGATCGCCAGGAGGCCGTGTTCGAGGAGCCCTACATCCTCATCGCGAACTCGAAGATCTCGAACATCAAGGACCTGCTCCCGGTCGTCGACAAGGTGATCCAGGACGGCAAGGAACTCGTCATCATCGCCGAGGACGTCGAAGGCGAGGCTCTCGCGACGCTCGTGCTGAACAAGATCCGCGGCATCTTCAAGTCGGCTGCCGTCAAGGCTCCCGGCTTCGGTGACCGTCGCAAGGCGCAGCTGCAGGACATCGCGATCCTCACCGGCGGCCAGGTCATCACCGAAGAGGTCGGCCTCAAGCTCGAGAACACCACGCTCGACCTGCTCGGCCGTGCACGCAAGGTCATCATCACCAAGGACGAGACCACCATCGTTGAGGGTGCGGGCGAGACCGACCAGATCGAGGGTCGCGTGACCCAGATCCGTCGCGAGATCGAGAACACCGACAGCGACTACGACCGCGAGAAGCTCCAGGAGCGCCTCGCCAAGCTCGCCGGCGGCGTGGCCGTCATCAAGGCGGGTGCGGCGACCGAGGTCGAGCTCAAGGAGCGCAAGCACCGCATCGAGGACGCCGTCCGCAACGCGAAGGCCGCTGTGGAAGAGGGCATCGTCGCCGGTGGTGGCGTCGCGCTCATCCAGTCGGGCACGAAGGCGCTCGACGGTCTCGAGCTCTCCGGTGACGAGGCGACCGGTGCGAACATCGTCCGCGTCGCGATCTCGGCTCCGCTGAAGCAGATCGCCCTGAACGCCGGCCTCGAGCCTGGCGTCGTCGCGAACAAGGTCGCCGGTCTCCCCGGTGGCGAGGGTCTGAACGCGGCATCCGGCGAGTACGTCGACATGTTCAACGCCGGCATCATCGACCCCGCCAAGGTGACGCGTTCCGCGCTGCAGAACGCCGCGTCGATCGCCGGTCTGTTCCTCACCACGGAGGCCGTCGTCGCCGACAAGCCCGAGAAGAACCCGGCTCCGGCCGGCGACCCCACGGGTGGCATGGACTTCTGA
- a CDS encoding sensor histidine kinase, whose protein sequence is MADKPDAVTSWWRRISLRAKVTGVTVAVLALGLFAAGVGTVPLLRNSLVLNIEGQLPSLAVSDLVSRWFDVETTDGTQRLVMSETAPRSADYSFAVYAADGTFLAQAGGASGSAAPSFAASMPLDRAHALEDQAIPLRSEDGEEFRGAVAVVPGDDGTLYVQFVALPLAEADSIIRQYFGVYTTVALVTILIAALLIRGLVTLTFRRLGQVESAAMLIASGDFSQRLTDLEPTTEVGRLNFAINTMLERIDQSLAQRDRTVQHMRRFIGDASHELRTPLVSVRGYAELYRMGAIRGEEDTARAMERIEKEAIRMGVLVEDLLDLARLDEEPELHIQPLDLRPIARDAALDVRAAAPGRTITVIDRTTDAVQTVPAQSLPPLPKLDPPTVKSRTGPLARLRRRPRQTTQSMPQIDFSEVTDVPVRTPPIVLGEENKVRQVVANLLGNARRFSPEDVPIELVVDADRAAGTGSIAIVDHGEGIPPQIREQIFERFWRADTSRARETGGSGLGLAIVSSIVTALHGQVRVDETPGGGATFIVTLPLAPAQSTPAHLLEDTQPMQRLDLDEL, encoded by the coding sequence ATGGCGGACAAGCCTGACGCGGTCACCAGTTGGTGGCGCCGGATCAGCCTGCGCGCCAAGGTCACCGGAGTCACCGTCGCCGTCCTCGCCCTCGGGCTCTTCGCCGCTGGCGTCGGCACCGTTCCTCTGCTCCGCAACTCCCTCGTCCTCAACATCGAAGGTCAGCTTCCGTCGCTCGCCGTCAGCGACCTGGTCAGCCGCTGGTTCGACGTCGAGACGACCGACGGAACGCAGCGCCTGGTCATGTCGGAGACGGCGCCGCGGTCTGCGGACTACAGCTTCGCGGTATATGCCGCCGACGGCACATTCCTCGCCCAGGCCGGCGGCGCCTCCGGCTCCGCGGCGCCCAGCTTCGCCGCATCGATGCCGCTGGATCGAGCTCACGCGCTCGAGGACCAGGCGATCCCCCTGCGCAGCGAGGACGGGGAGGAGTTCCGTGGAGCGGTCGCCGTCGTCCCCGGCGACGACGGCACGCTCTACGTGCAGTTCGTCGCACTCCCCCTCGCCGAGGCGGACAGCATCATCCGCCAGTACTTCGGCGTCTACACGACCGTCGCCCTGGTCACGATCCTCATCGCCGCGCTGCTCATCCGCGGACTCGTCACCCTCACCTTCCGGCGCCTCGGTCAGGTGGAGTCGGCCGCCATGCTCATCGCCTCAGGGGACTTCAGCCAACGCCTCACGGATCTCGAACCCACCACCGAGGTCGGCCGGCTGAACTTCGCCATCAACACCATGCTCGAGCGCATCGACCAGTCGCTCGCCCAGCGCGACCGCACCGTGCAGCACATGCGCCGCTTCATCGGCGACGCGAGCCATGAGCTGCGCACACCACTGGTGAGCGTCCGCGGGTACGCCGAGCTGTACCGCATGGGGGCCATCCGCGGCGAGGAGGACACCGCCCGCGCCATGGAGCGCATCGAGAAGGAAGCGATCCGCATGGGTGTCCTCGTCGAGGACCTGCTCGATCTCGCAAGACTCGACGAGGAACCGGAGCTGCACATCCAGCCGCTGGACCTTCGGCCCATCGCACGGGACGCCGCGCTCGATGTCCGAGCGGCCGCCCCAGGGCGCACGATCACGGTCATCGACAGGACGACGGATGCCGTGCAGACCGTGCCGGCGCAATCCCTGCCGCCCTTGCCAAAACTCGACCCTCCGACGGTGAAGTCCCGTACCGGACCTCTGGCGCGGCTGCGCCGTCGACCGCGGCAGACCACCCAGTCCATGCCGCAGATCGACTTCAGTGAGGTCACGGACGTCCCCGTGCGCACCCCTCCGATCGTCCTCGGTGAGGAGAACAAGGTCCGCCAGGTCGTCGCCAACCTGCTCGGCAACGCGCGGCGCTTCTCCCCCGAGGATGTGCCGATCGAGCTCGTGGTCGACGCGGACAGGGCCGCCGGCACGGGGAGCATCGCCATCGTGGACCATGGCGAGGGTATCCCGCCTCAGATCCGCGAGCAGATCTTCGAGCGCTTCTGGCGAGCGGACACCTCGCGCGCCAGGGAGACCGGCGGCTCGGGCCTGGGACTCGCCATCGTCTCGTCGATCGTCACGGCCCTGCACGGTCAGGTACGAGTGGACGAGACCCCCGGCGGCGGAGCCACGTTCATCGTGACGTTGCCACTGGCACCCGCCCAGTCGACTCCTGCGCACCTGCTCGAGGACACCCAGCCGATGCAGCGACTGGACCTCGACGAGCTCTGA